From one Planktothrix agardhii NIES-204 genomic stretch:
- a CDS encoding ComEC/Rec2-related protein produces MNQTVILILAFAYLLGLLVGVIPGGNYAILGLGIILAIATALKQVYQQKQSRQARIKQFTRQKQTRKDALTDPIEFVDKIPKIPRPKIPFWVWLLAGIIAFLASVYLQIRTPQPATNDISQLIINSGNSQDLLITVRGEVSSIPRLTRSGRGQFWLEVNQVNEITNNNTTIAVSKDVSGLVYVTVPLLKATGLYPGESIAITGSLYKPQPPSNPGGFDFQNYLAQQGSFTGLRGRYISHDDSQPPPWGLWKIRQRITRAQAQLLGVPKGSLLSAMVLGRLAVDLPYDIRDIFVQVGLAHILAASGFQVSFLLGVILAITQKFSPRIRFSLGLLTLLIYLGLTGISPSVLRATLMGLAVLIALLSQRQTKPLNVLLIVAILLLIANPTWIFDIGFQLSFLATLGLMVTVPALMERLNWMPPFFASLIAVPLSALIWTLPLQLYFFKVLSPYSILVNIIASPLISIITLGGMASALSALLVPSLGSAIAQFLYYPILGLIEIAKYFSQLPGNSIAVGSISLIQLITLYSLIVIIWVYFTWINPASNPKFSRSKTQFIPVLFAVTLALLIVIIPSWYTKTLGFQANLLNTPQEPILVIEEKGQVTLINSGSQNTAKFAILPFLNAQGINAINNAVATHSQLGLSIGWPLILENIPIQTFYDNPTPKKNYQATNEIILKALAQQKGNYVSLTVGQPIMLGSVELELLNAQPPVIQFKIDQNLWTLLGETSAFQQQQLIQKVRSTQVLWWSGESLTPELLSVLRPKIAIASSNSIDPKTVETLNQQQTQIFWTGRDGALKWTPTQGFETTLDFDQTDGSLL; encoded by the coding sequence ATGAATCAGACGGTGATTTTAATTCTGGCTTTTGCTTATCTCTTAGGTTTGCTAGTGGGTGTAATTCCTGGGGGAAATTATGCAATATTAGGTTTAGGAATTATATTGGCAATAGCCACCGCCCTAAAACAAGTTTATCAACAAAAACAATCCCGTCAAGCTCGAATTAAACAATTTACTCGGCAAAAACAAACCCGCAAAGATGCCCTAACTGATCCGATTGAATTTGTAGATAAAATCCCTAAAATTCCCCGTCCTAAAATTCCCTTTTGGGTGTGGTTATTAGCCGGAATTATTGCTTTTTTAGCCAGTGTTTATTTACAAATCAGAACGCCTCAACCCGCGACAAATGATATTAGTCAGTTAATTATTAATAGTGGAAATAGCCAAGATTTATTAATTACGGTTCGGGGAGAAGTTAGCAGTATTCCTCGGTTAACTCGTTCAGGACGGGGACAATTTTGGCTAGAGGTGAATCAAGTTAATGAAATTACTAATAATAATACGACCATTGCCGTTAGTAAAGATGTTAGTGGTTTGGTTTATGTGACTGTTCCCCTATTAAAAGCTACGGGATTATATCCGGGGGAAAGTATAGCAATTACTGGAAGTTTATACAAACCTCAACCCCCTTCTAACCCGGGGGGATTTGATTTTCAAAACTATCTCGCTCAACAGGGATCATTTACCGGACTTCGAGGACGTTATATTAGTCATGATGATAGTCAACCCCCTCCTTGGGGACTATGGAAAATTCGCCAACGGATTACCCGCGCTCAAGCTCAATTATTAGGAGTTCCCAAAGGTTCCCTATTAAGCGCGATGGTCTTAGGACGTTTAGCTGTTGATTTACCCTACGATATTAGAGATATTTTTGTTCAAGTTGGACTGGCTCATATTTTAGCAGCTTCAGGATTTCAAGTATCATTTTTATTGGGAGTTATTTTAGCGATTACTCAAAAGTTTTCTCCCAGGATAAGATTTAGTTTGGGATTATTAACCTTACTGATTTATTTGGGATTAACAGGGATTTCTCCTTCGGTATTACGAGCAACATTAATGGGTTTGGCGGTATTAATTGCTCTGTTAAGCCAACGGCAAACTAAACCTTTAAACGTATTATTAATTGTTGCTATCTTATTATTAATTGCTAATCCAACTTGGATTTTTGATATTGGATTTCAACTCAGTTTTTTAGCAACTTTAGGATTAATGGTTACGGTTCCTGCCTTAATGGAAAGATTAAATTGGATGCCCCCTTTCTTCGCATCTTTAATTGCTGTTCCTTTATCAGCACTAATCTGGACATTACCTTTGCAACTCTATTTTTTTAAAGTATTATCTCCCTATAGTATTCTGGTTAATATTATCGCATCTCCCCTGATTTCTATTATTACATTGGGAGGGATGGCGAGTGCTTTATCCGCCTTATTAGTACCCAGTTTGGGAAGTGCGATCGCCCAATTTCTCTATTATCCAATTTTAGGTTTAATTGAAATCGCCAAATATTTTAGTCAACTGCCAGGAAATTCGATTGCAGTTGGGAGTATTTCCCTGATTCAATTAATAACTCTCTATAGTTTAATTGTGATAATTTGGGTTTATTTTACCTGGATTAATCCGGCATCAAACCCCAAATTTTCCCGATCAAAAACCCAATTTATTCCTGTTCTCTTTGCCGTCACCTTAGCCCTATTGATTGTGATTATCCCCAGTTGGTATACTAAAACCCTAGGGTTTCAAGCCAACCTTCTCAATACTCCTCAAGAACCGATTTTAGTGATTGAAGAAAAAGGACAAGTTACCTTAATCAATAGTGGGAGTCAGAACACCGCTAAATTTGCAATTTTACCCTTTTTAAATGCCCAAGGGATTAATGCTATTAATAACGCCGTAGCTACCCATTCCCAACTGGGTTTAAGTATTGGTTGGCCGTTGATTTTAGAAAATATTCCGATTCAAACTTTTTATGATAATCCTACTCCGAAAAAAAACTATCAAGCCACCAATGAAATCATTCTAAAAGCCTTAGCCCAACAAAAAGGAAATTATGTTTCCCTAACTGTTGGTCAACCAATTATGTTAGGTTCTGTAGAACTGGAATTATTAAATGCTCAACCTCCAGTAATTCAATTTAAAATTGATCAAAATCTTTGGACATTACTAGGAGAAACTTCCGCCTTCCAACAACAACAGTTAATTCAAAAGGTCAGGTCAACTCAGGTATTATGGTGGTCGGGAGAATCCTTAACCCCGGAACTTTTATCCGTATTAAGGCCTAAAATTGCGATCGCTTCTTCCAATTCTATTGATCCGAAAACAGTAGAAACCCTGAATCAACAGCAAACTCAAATCTTCTGGACGGGTCGAGATGGGGCTTTAAAATGGACGCCGACCCAGGGTTTTGAAACAACTTTAGATTTTGATCAAACAGATGGTTCCCTTCTCTGA